Proteins encoded by one window of Fimbriiglobus ruber:
- a CDS encoding efflux RND transporter periplasmic adaptor subunit yields MPDSPPSLPPAVPEAPPQLPSAPEPKPTPSVWARVWGVAQIILALAVTCGVLAWLLLAPPASPPGGTDAPSAANEAVSLVGSRSIRIDPSSPISQKLDVLTVKATTITDPVMTVTGTVAASLRPGVGKDKDKDSWQFNSPEVLTAYTDWQKAILDITFTETQAMRIRELAVTRNSAQTEVVERLRKLVSAGTDSLKDLRVEETNKLQYKIQGDKDVYEADTAVRNARKTEAALARQLQQAGLDPGLITTTTSEVDLVMAEVPEGKLTRVMIGQGCQAQFFGIPGQIFSGKVVSLSPVVTKDRRTLRVLFIINDPKDQLRPGMFAEIGLGTDARQVLRVSADSVVHADRADYVLIGTGPDEWRITEVQIGELFGSELEILSGVKAGDRVIGKGAVLLKPVIVRAVRTPVQGEVRP; encoded by the coding sequence ATGCCAGACAGCCCGCCCAGTCTCCCGCCGGCGGTGCCGGAGGCGCCACCGCAGCTCCCGTCGGCCCCTGAGCCGAAGCCCACACCAAGCGTCTGGGCGCGAGTGTGGGGTGTCGCGCAAATCATCCTGGCTCTGGCCGTCACGTGCGGCGTTCTCGCGTGGCTCCTGCTCGCGCCGCCCGCGTCACCCCCCGGTGGGACCGACGCCCCGTCGGCCGCGAACGAAGCCGTCTCGTTGGTCGGCTCGCGGAGCATTCGGATCGACCCGAGCTCGCCCATCTCGCAAAAGCTGGACGTCCTCACCGTCAAGGCCACGACCATCACAGACCCCGTCATGACCGTGACGGGCACCGTCGCCGCCAGCCTGCGGCCGGGCGTCGGCAAAGACAAGGACAAGGATTCGTGGCAGTTCAACTCCCCGGAAGTCCTGACGGCGTACACCGACTGGCAAAAAGCCATCCTCGATATCACCTTCACCGAAACCCAGGCCATGCGCATCCGCGAACTCGCCGTAACGCGGAACAGCGCACAAACCGAGGTGGTGGAGCGGTTGCGAAAACTCGTCTCGGCCGGGACCGATAGCTTGAAAGACTTGCGCGTCGAGGAGACGAACAAACTCCAGTACAAGATCCAGGGCGATAAAGACGTTTACGAGGCGGACACCGCGGTGCGGAACGCCCGAAAGACGGAAGCGGCGCTGGCCCGGCAACTCCAGCAAGCCGGCCTCGACCCCGGCCTGATCACGACGACGACGTCCGAGGTCGACCTGGTGATGGCCGAGGTGCCGGAAGGCAAGCTCACCCGCGTGATGATCGGCCAGGGCTGTCAGGCACAGTTCTTCGGCATCCCGGGACAAATCTTTAGCGGTAAAGTTGTCAGCCTGTCGCCGGTGGTGACGAAAGACCGCCGGACGCTCCGCGTGCTATTCATCATCAACGACCCCAAGGACCAGCTCCGGCCGGGCATGTTCGCCGAGATCGGTCTCGGCACGGATGCGCGGCAAGTACTCCGGGTGTCGGCCGATAGTGTCGTCCATGCCGACCGGGCGGATTACGTGTTGATCGGGACCGGCCCGGACGAGTGGCGGATCACGGAAGTTCAGATCGGAGAACTGTTCGGCAGTGAGTTGGAGATCCTCTCCGGCGTGAAGGCCGGGGACCGGGTCATCGGGAAGGGAGCCGTGCTGCTCAAGCCGGTCATCGTCCGGGCCGTCCGAACGCCGGTACAGGGAGAGGTGCGGCCATGA
- a CDS encoding molybdopterin-dependent oxidoreductase yields MTHQQAFLDEHRELTRRYFLRLGVVGAVAVGGRARAADGDKDKPKPRTKPANADVQPEPYFTLPEDFQDVSRGKPIPHRLTDAQKRDAGLTRETWKLEVISDPTHPAGLGKPLTKTGGTALDFESLLKLGEKHAVRFPKVMTCLNMGCPLGMGLWEGVPLREVVWLTQPRDNLRRVFYYGFHNDDPKQMFRSSLPVGRVLEDPFDLPPVILCYKLNGQWLNSERGGPVRVVVPEAYGFKSIKWLTHVVLTNLAHANDTYADDNNDVDSPLKTFAASLTVPQVAKAGEAIAVSGYAQVGISGLSKVQVSIEPKNTPRPADDPYFTKAPWVDAEVLSPPKRWGALADGKIPANTHGFDAAGKPKSWPMRLTNVHWAAVLPALLAGEYTFRSRTIDEKGHAQPMPRPFRKSGRAAIESVYVTVK; encoded by the coding sequence ATGACGCACCAGCAAGCGTTTCTTGACGAACACCGGGAATTGACACGTCGCTATTTTTTGCGCCTGGGAGTGGTTGGGGCGGTGGCAGTCGGCGGGCGAGCCCGGGCCGCCGATGGCGATAAGGACAAGCCGAAGCCGCGAACGAAGCCCGCGAACGCCGACGTGCAACCGGAGCCGTATTTCACGCTGCCCGAGGATTTCCAGGATGTTTCGCGGGGCAAGCCGATCCCGCACCGTTTAACCGACGCGCAAAAGCGCGACGCGGGATTGACCCGCGAGACGTGGAAACTGGAAGTCATCTCCGACCCGACCCATCCCGCCGGACTGGGCAAGCCGTTGACCAAGACGGGCGGCACGGCCCTCGATTTTGAATCACTATTGAAGCTCGGCGAAAAGCACGCGGTCCGCTTTCCCAAGGTGATGACGTGCCTGAACATGGGCTGCCCGCTGGGCATGGGCCTGTGGGAAGGGGTGCCGCTACGGGAGGTCGTCTGGCTGACCCAGCCGCGCGACAATTTACGCCGCGTCTTTTATTACGGCTTTCACAACGATGACCCCAAGCAGATGTTTCGTAGTTCGCTGCCCGTCGGCCGGGTGTTAGAAGACCCGTTCGACCTCCCGCCGGTCATCCTGTGCTACAAGCTGAACGGCCAGTGGCTCAATTCGGAGCGCGGCGGCCCGGTGCGGGTGGTGGTTCCGGAGGCTTACGGCTTCAAATCGATCAAATGGCTCACGCACGTCGTGCTGACGAACCTGGCCCACGCCAACGACACCTACGCCGACGACAACAACGATGTCGATAGCCCGCTCAAGACGTTTGCGGCGTCGCTGACCGTTCCCCAGGTTGCCAAGGCGGGTGAAGCGATCGCGGTATCGGGTTACGCGCAAGTCGGGATCTCGGGACTGTCGAAAGTGCAGGTATCGATCGAACCCAAGAACACGCCTCGTCCAGCCGACGACCCGTACTTCACCAAGGCTCCGTGGGTCGATGCGGAAGTCCTCTCGCCTCCCAAGCGTTGGGGCGCCCTCGCCGACGGTAAGATCCCGGCGAACACGCACGGCTTCGACGCGGCCGGGAAGCCGAAGTCGTGGCCCATGCGACTGACCAACGTCCACTGGGCGGCGGTGTTACCCGCTCTCCTCGCGGGCGAATACACGTTCCGCAGCCGGACGATCGACGAGAAGGGGCACGCCCAACCGATGCCGCGGCCGTTCCGCAAGTCGGGTCGGGCGGCGATCGAATCCGTGTACGTTACCGTGAAGTAG
- a CDS encoding TolC family protein: MTSRGLSLTVAAAWLAGAGCASRQVVPATADAPASPAAAQTQTSPPTPESVLPPISQVKHEALQERPIPKNGQPTPNKSDDTETAPTPKKSNSPEAAPKSLLNDDKPGAAAKPAVGLTLDQAINFCLLNDPKIRAGFEAINQASADALTASLKPNPILFTDIQLLPLTRPFTVQDQGGPPQYDFQVSYPIDWYLFGKRAAAMASAALGVKQSEADYADLIRQRVTQAALAYYDLLEGRALLALAHQDVENLRTVEEASRKAVEAGGRPTVELSRVRLDLLKSLQAVRDAEVVVGTARAKLRALLGRADAAPTFELSDTLDRTFVGDPPDVEEAIELAKANRPDLRSLRVQIDKARADMDVERRKAYPDVTPQIGYTRQFQRQAIGFPDANSYMTSLTMSLPIYNRNQGNRAKAQSVYTQNILQLQSGEVDLRAELEQVSLEYRAAYQTARAVAQEQLQLAGQVRDSIVKAYAAGGRPLLDVLDAQRNYRDTYRLYISSRASYWRAVYRFHSAIGGEVTPNARQPAQSPAGGAGGATAAPVGP, encoded by the coding sequence GTGACATCACGCGGACTCTCCCTGACCGTCGCGGCTGCCTGGCTCGCCGGCGCGGGCTGTGCGAGTCGTCAGGTCGTTCCGGCGACGGCTGATGCGCCGGCTTCGCCTGCCGCCGCGCAAACGCAGACGAGCCCGCCCACGCCCGAATCGGTTCTTCCCCCTATTAGTCAGGTTAAGCACGAAGCCCTGCAAGAGCGGCCGATCCCGAAGAACGGCCAACCGACACCCAATAAATCTGACGACACGGAAACGGCGCCGACGCCCAAGAAGTCCAACAGTCCGGAAGCGGCACCGAAGTCTCTGCTAAATGACGACAAGCCCGGGGCCGCCGCGAAGCCGGCCGTCGGGCTGACGCTCGACCAGGCCATCAATTTCTGTCTGCTGAACGATCCCAAAATCCGGGCCGGGTTCGAGGCGATCAACCAGGCCAGCGCCGACGCCCTGACCGCCTCGCTCAAGCCGAATCCGATCCTCTTTACCGATATCCAGCTGCTCCCCCTGACGCGCCCGTTCACCGTCCAGGATCAGGGCGGGCCGCCCCAGTACGACTTCCAGGTGTCGTACCCGATCGACTGGTATCTGTTCGGCAAGCGGGCCGCCGCGATGGCCAGCGCGGCCCTCGGCGTCAAACAGTCTGAGGCCGACTACGCCGACCTGATCCGCCAGCGCGTCACGCAGGCGGCACTCGCGTATTACGACTTGCTCGAAGGCCGCGCGCTGCTGGCCCTGGCCCACCAGGACGTCGAGAACCTTCGGACGGTCGAGGAGGCCAGCCGGAAGGCGGTCGAGGCCGGCGGGCGGCCGACGGTGGAACTCAGCCGCGTCCGGCTCGACCTGCTGAAGAGCTTGCAGGCGGTGCGGGACGCCGAGGTCGTCGTCGGCACGGCCCGCGCGAAACTCCGTGCCCTGCTAGGCCGCGCGGACGCCGCCCCCACATTTGAACTTTCGGACACGCTCGACCGCACGTTCGTCGGCGACCCGCCCGATGTCGAAGAGGCGATCGAACTGGCCAAGGCCAACCGACCGGACTTGCGGTCGCTCCGCGTGCAGATCGACAAGGCCCGGGCGGACATGGACGTCGAACGGCGGAAGGCTTACCCGGACGTCACTCCCCAAATCGGGTATACGCGGCAGTTCCAGCGGCAGGCGATCGGGTTCCCGGACGCGAATTCTTACATGACCTCGCTGACCATGAGCCTCCCCATCTACAACCGCAACCAGGGGAACCGGGCCAAGGCCCAGTCCGTGTACACCCAGAACATCTTGCAGCTGCAATCCGGCGAAGTCGACTTGCGGGCCGAACTTGAGCAGGTTTCGCTCGAATACCGGGCCGCGTACCAGACGGCTCGGGCCGTCGCGCAGGAGCAGTTGCAGCTAGCCGGGCAGGTGCGCGACAGTATTGTGAAAGCGTACGCGGCGGGCGGGCGGCCCCTGCTTGATGTCCTGGACGCCCAGCGGAATTACCGCGACACCTATCGGCTTTACATCAGCAGCCGCGCCTCGTATTGGCGGGCCGTATACCGGTTCCACTCCGCGATCGGTGGAGAGGTCACACCCAATGCCAGACAGCCCGCCCAGTCTCCCGCCGGCGGTGCCGGAGGCGCCACCGCAGCTCCCGTCGGCCCCTGA
- a CDS encoding AAA family ATPase, translating into MNPTAPMPERAAHFRQRFAALEAEIGKVIVGQPEIVRGVLTCLFVGGHVLLEGVPGLGKTLLIRTLAQALELKFARIQFTPDLMPSDIIGTNIISESPDGRRDFRFQSGPLFAQIVLADEINRATPKTQSALLEAMQEHSVTVGGTIHKLVEPFFVLATQNPIEQEGTYPLPEAQLDRFLFKLIVPFTTREELNLILDRTTRNEKQTTNKVMDADEIAIWMQLVREVLVAAPVQDYAIRLLLATHPTSEYATPDATRLLRAGASPRGAQALILAGKVRALLEGRYNVSFEDIRKVFFPAMRHRVLLNFEAQAENISTDTILASIVNDVKEKEDGKR; encoded by the coding sequence ATGAATCCGACCGCACCGATGCCCGAACGGGCCGCCCACTTCCGCCAGCGATTCGCCGCGCTGGAGGCCGAGATCGGCAAGGTGATCGTCGGCCAGCCGGAGATCGTCCGCGGCGTGCTGACGTGCCTGTTCGTGGGCGGGCACGTCCTGCTCGAAGGCGTCCCCGGGCTCGGGAAGACGCTGCTCATCCGCACTCTCGCCCAGGCACTCGAACTGAAATTTGCCCGCATTCAGTTCACTCCGGACCTGATGCCGTCGGACATCATCGGGACGAATATCATTTCGGAGTCGCCGGACGGAAGGCGCGACTTCCGCTTCCAGTCCGGCCCGCTGTTCGCCCAGATCGTACTCGCGGACGAAATTAACCGGGCGACGCCGAAAACGCAGTCCGCCCTGCTGGAAGCCATGCAGGAGCACAGCGTCACCGTCGGCGGGACGATTCACAAGCTCGTCGAGCCGTTCTTCGTGCTGGCCACCCAGAACCCGATCGAGCAGGAGGGCACGTACCCGCTCCCCGAAGCGCAACTCGACCGCTTCCTGTTCAAACTGATCGTCCCGTTCACGACGCGGGAGGAATTGAACCTGATCCTCGACCGCACGACGCGGAACGAGAAACAGACCACGAATAAAGTGATGGACGCGGACGAGATCGCGATCTGGATGCAGCTCGTTCGCGAGGTTTTGGTCGCCGCGCCCGTTCAGGACTACGCCATCCGCCTCTTGCTCGCGACGCACCCGACCAGCGAATACGCGACGCCAGACGCGACCCGCTTGCTCCGCGCCGGAGCCAGTCCGCGGGGCGCGCAGGCGTTGATTCTCGCCGGCAAGGTTCGCGCGCTACTCGAAGGGCGCTACAACGTGAGTTTCGAGGACATCCGCAAGGTCTTCTTCCCCGCCATGCGGCACCGCGTTCTGCTCAACTTCGAAGCGCAAGCCGAGAACATCTCCACCGACACCATTCTGGCGTCGATCGTGAACGACGTGAAAGAAAAGGAAGATGGCAAGCGGTAA
- a CDS encoding efflux RND transporter permease subunit, with the protein MIARLIEAAVRLKWLVVLFAFLVVGAGVWSFRQQPIDAYPDISSQMVQVITVYPGRAPEEVERQVTIPVENAMLGTPKVQIVRSRTIFGLSLVQMIFEEGTENYWARQRVTEKLNDLTLPDGVQPQLGPLATAYGEVYRYELTTDGGTDLTTLRELNDWVVIRALKRAAGVAEVANFGGYEKQFAITFYPAQLERFGLTLSDVEDAVKKNNSAGGGSVVSRGSMSLVIRGGGLLENIHQIEGIFVKSVGGTPVYFRDVAAVGYGAKVPNGIFSKDHTDESVEGIVLMRKGENPSQVLERVQAGVAELNASGLPPGVQIRSYYDRTQLVDSTLHTVSHSVLLGITLVVLVLLLFLGRPAMATLVAATIPFSLLFALVLMYATGIPIGLLSIGAIDFGIIVDGAVIMAEHIARRLGEASHRGGRLNVPRVVLSAALEMERPVFFSVLMIVVAYLPLLSLGSIEGLLFRPMALTMVYALGGALLFALFLVPVLATILFRNGYSEWENPLLRWSRPVYSAVLRGLLAVRWLVVAAAICGMAIVGMRVVPHLGIEFLPYMDEGVIWVRANYPEGTSLEQTSEYGRRLREIALEFPDVKFVVVQTGRNDDGTDPFPPSRIEMMVGPHPREHWKQFRTKRDLIAALGKRYRDEFPTTRFNFTQPIIDSVTEDTNGTSANLAVEFSGPDSTVLLDMAHQTVDLLREIRGATDVNVEQEGPQPQLVITPDRALCARYNVRIEDVAKLINMAIGGDPVGSLYERDRKFDIVARLDRRAKESPTAIGRVPVYTADGVPVPLAQVARIEVIDGQTLIARENSRRRITVRCDIVDRDQGGFVEEAQKRFAEKIKVPAGYKIGWLGMFENLDRAYKHFLTLIPATIGLIFVLLIVTFKSLRSAILVVAVVPFAGVGGVIALYVRDMHMNVSTGVGFAALFGIAIMDGVLMVRWINTLREQGMDRRAAIVEGAQERLRPILMTAIVAIFGLLPASLATGLGSDVQRPLATVIVWGLFSSTVLTLFVVPVLYDLFSPRITRLDTPSPDHAPTGHSHDAPASVS; encoded by the coding sequence ATGATCGCCCGATTGATCGAGGCCGCCGTCAGGCTCAAATGGCTGGTCGTCCTGTTTGCCTTCCTGGTCGTCGGGGCCGGCGTCTGGTCGTTCCGCCAGCAGCCGATCGACGCTTACCCGGATATTTCGTCGCAGATGGTCCAGGTCATTACCGTTTACCCCGGTCGGGCGCCGGAAGAGGTCGAGCGGCAGGTCACGATCCCGGTCGAGAACGCCATGCTCGGAACGCCGAAGGTCCAGATCGTCCGCTCGCGGACCATTTTCGGGCTCTCGCTGGTGCAGATGATCTTCGAGGAAGGAACGGAAAACTATTGGGCTCGCCAGCGCGTCACCGAGAAACTGAACGATCTGACTCTGCCGGACGGGGTCCAACCCCAGCTTGGCCCGCTGGCCACCGCTTACGGTGAAGTTTACCGATACGAACTGACGACCGACGGCGGCACCGACCTGACGACGCTCCGGGAGCTGAACGACTGGGTCGTGATCCGCGCCCTGAAGCGGGCGGCCGGTGTGGCCGAGGTCGCCAACTTCGGGGGGTACGAGAAGCAGTTCGCGATCACGTTTTACCCGGCCCAGCTGGAGAGATTCGGGTTGACCCTTTCGGACGTAGAGGACGCGGTCAAAAAGAACAACTCGGCCGGCGGCGGCAGCGTCGTCTCCCGCGGGAGCATGTCGCTCGTCATCCGCGGCGGCGGGTTGCTCGAAAACATCCACCAGATCGAGGGGATTTTCGTCAAATCGGTCGGCGGGACGCCGGTCTACTTCCGGGACGTGGCCGCCGTGGGGTACGGGGCCAAAGTGCCCAACGGCATTTTTAGCAAGGACCACACGGACGAGTCGGTCGAGGGCATCGTACTCATGCGGAAGGGCGAAAATCCCTCCCAAGTTTTGGAGCGGGTCCAGGCGGGCGTCGCGGAACTCAACGCTAGCGGATTGCCGCCGGGCGTTCAGATCCGCTCGTATTACGACCGCACGCAATTGGTCGATAGCACGCTCCACACGGTTTCCCACAGTGTTTTGCTCGGGATTACGCTCGTCGTCCTCGTGCTACTACTCTTCCTCGGCCGCCCTGCCATGGCCACGCTCGTCGCGGCGACGATTCCCTTCTCGCTGTTGTTCGCTCTGGTCCTGATGTACGCGACCGGCATTCCGATCGGCCTATTGTCGATCGGGGCGATCGACTTTGGGATCATCGTGGACGGGGCGGTCATCATGGCGGAACACATTGCCCGCCGGCTCGGTGAGGCGAGTCACCGCGGCGGGCGCCTGAACGTCCCCCGGGTTGTCTTGTCGGCCGCCCTGGAAATGGAGCGGCCGGTCTTCTTCTCGGTCTTGATGATCGTCGTTGCATACCTCCCGCTCCTGTCGCTCGGCAGTATCGAAGGGTTGTTGTTTCGCCCGATGGCTCTGACGATGGTGTACGCCCTGGGCGGGGCGCTGCTGTTCGCACTATTTCTCGTACCGGTGCTGGCCACGATCCTGTTTCGCAACGGCTATTCCGAGTGGGAAAACCCTCTCCTTCGGTGGTCGCGGCCGGTGTATAGTGCCGTCCTCCGCGGACTGTTAGCCGTCCGCTGGTTGGTCGTCGCGGCTGCGATTTGCGGCATGGCAATCGTCGGCATGAGGGTCGTACCGCACCTGGGTATCGAGTTTCTCCCGTACATGGACGAAGGCGTCATCTGGGTCCGAGCCAACTACCCGGAAGGGACATCCCTGGAGCAAACCAGTGAGTACGGCCGGCGGCTGCGCGAGATCGCCCTGGAGTTCCCGGACGTGAAGTTCGTGGTCGTGCAGACCGGCCGAAACGACGACGGGACGGACCCGTTCCCGCCGAGCCGGATCGAAATGATGGTGGGTCCGCACCCCCGCGAGCATTGGAAGCAATTCCGGACCAAACGCGACCTCATTGCGGCCCTCGGAAAACGATACCGGGACGAGTTCCCGACCACCCGGTTTAACTTCACCCAGCCGATCATCGACAGCGTGACCGAGGACACCAACGGCACCTCGGCCAACCTGGCCGTCGAGTTCTCCGGCCCCGATTCGACCGTCCTACTCGACATGGCCCACCAGACGGTCGACCTACTCCGCGAAATCCGTGGGGCGACCGACGTGAACGTCGAGCAAGAAGGGCCGCAACCGCAGCTCGTGATTACCCCGGACCGCGCCCTCTGTGCCCGGTACAACGTGCGGATCGAGGACGTAGCCAAGCTCATCAACATGGCGATCGGTGGCGACCCGGTCGGCAGTCTATACGAGAGGGACCGGAAGTTCGACATCGTCGCCCGACTCGACCGGCGGGCCAAGGAGTCGCCGACGGCCATCGGGCGGGTGCCCGTCTACACCGCGGACGGGGTGCCGGTACCGCTCGCGCAGGTTGCCCGGATCGAGGTCATCGACGGCCAGACGCTGATCGCCCGCGAGAACAGCCGACGGCGCATCACCGTCCGCTGCGACATCGTCGACCGTGACCAGGGCGGGTTCGTGGAGGAGGCCCAGAAGCGGTTCGCGGAAAAAATCAAGGTGCCCGCCGGGTACAAGATCGGCTGGCTCGGGATGTTCGAGAACCTCGACCGTGCGTACAAGCACTTCCTGACGCTCATCCCGGCCACCATCGGGCTGATCTTCGTCCTGCTGATCGTGACCTTCAAATCCCTCCGCTCGGCCATTCTGGTGGTGGCCGTGGTTCCCTTCGCGGGCGTCGGCGGCGTGATCGCGTTGTACGTTCGCGACATGCACATGAACGTCTCGACGGGGGTGGGCTTCGCCGCCCTGTTCGGGATCGCGATCATGGACGGCGTGCTGATGGTCCGGTGGATCAACACGCTCCGCGAGCAAGGCATGGACCGCCGGGCGGCCATCGTCGAGGGCGCCCAAGAGCGCCTGCGGCCCATCCTCATGACGGCGATCGTGGCCATTTTCGGCCTGCTCCCCGCGTCGCTCGCGACCGGGCTGGGGTCGGACGTGCAGCGGCCGCTGGCCACGGTCATCGTGTGGGGGCTGTTCAGCTCGACGGTTTTGACGCTATTTGTCGTGCCCGTGCTGTATGATCTATTTTCACCACGGATCACTCGACTCGATACCCCGTCTCCGGATCATGCTCCCACGGGTCACAGTCATGACGCACCAGCAAGCGTTTCTTGA